In Paenibacillus sp. G2S3, a single window of DNA contains:
- a CDS encoding OsmC family protein, protein MKHPFILNAVWNGGRNSDGTIEAGQLKAQISIPKEMGGPGVGTNPDEMLLGAAATCYLITLAAMLERSELITSNLTLTSEATVDVTNNIFTYEAIKHSPIITLSKDASQDDIDKAIRIAHKAEGSCMISRAVAGNVQITTEPTVLTASM, encoded by the coding sequence ATGAAACACCCATTTATATTAAATGCCGTATGGAACGGCGGTCGTAATAGTGATGGAACGATTGAAGCCGGACAGCTCAAGGCACAAATCTCCATTCCGAAGGAAATGGGCGGGCCCGGAGTTGGAACGAATCCAGATGAGATGCTTCTGGGCGCAGCAGCAACCTGCTATCTCATTACACTTGCAGCCATGCTGGAGCGATCTGAGCTTATAACTTCAAATCTGACCTTAACATCAGAGGCGACGGTGGATGTAACGAATAACATTTTTACATATGAAGCGATTAAACATTCACCTATAATCACTCTTTCTAAAGACGCGTCACAGGACGATATCGATAAAGCTATTCGTATTGCCCATAAAGCAGAAGGCTCTTGCATGATCTCCAGAGCTGTAGCAGGAAACGTACAAATCACTACAGAGCCAACAGTACTGACAGCAAGTATGTAA
- a CDS encoding LLM class flavin-dependent oxidoreductase: MTATAIKLSVLDLVPVFDKADASFALGQAVELAQTAERLGYTRYWVAEHHDMPGLACTSTEVFLSHIGAKTQHIRIGSGALLLPHYKPLKVVESFHLLASLYPGRIDLGLGRAPGGAAEVSLALSGNFLENVWKMPELLKGVTELLQGTYSYEGRQITARPTPPESPELWMLGTNKKSAAYAAEFGAGYVFGQFMSDVAGEEILQAYREDFIPSSIAPVPRAIVAVGVICADTEEEAEKLASTGMTLFQQEGSAEEKSKLLERKLLIGTPQSIKEKLEQLSHLYGVDEFIIVTMIPDYEKRLHSFELLARACLNSN; encoded by the coding sequence ATGACAGCGACAGCCATTAAGCTTAGCGTATTGGATCTTGTCCCTGTATTTGATAAGGCAGATGCAAGTTTCGCATTGGGACAAGCGGTGGAGCTGGCTCAGACAGCTGAAAGACTGGGATATACTCGTTATTGGGTTGCGGAACATCATGATATGCCGGGCTTAGCTTGTACCTCCACAGAGGTGTTTTTGTCGCATATTGGAGCGAAAACACAGCATATCCGCATCGGGTCGGGAGCGTTATTGCTGCCACACTATAAACCACTGAAGGTGGTAGAATCTTTTCATTTGCTGGCAAGTTTATATCCGGGACGCATCGACCTTGGGCTAGGCCGGGCTCCTGGAGGTGCAGCTGAAGTAAGCTTAGCGCTGAGCGGAAATTTTCTAGAAAATGTTTGGAAAATGCCGGAGCTGCTTAAGGGAGTCACCGAATTATTGCAAGGGACCTATTCATATGAAGGACGTCAGATAACCGCCCGTCCGACACCACCCGAGTCACCAGAGCTGTGGATGCTGGGCACTAACAAGAAGAGTGCGGCATATGCTGCCGAGTTTGGCGCAGGCTATGTGTTTGGTCAATTCATGAGCGATGTAGCTGGGGAGGAGATTTTGCAAGCTTACCGAGAAGATTTTATTCCTTCTTCAATTGCACCTGTTCCGCGGGCTATCGTAGCTGTTGGTGTCATCTGCGCAGATACTGAGGAAGAAGCAGAGAAGCTCGCCTCTACGGGTATGACATTATTTCAACAAGAAGGCTCAGCTGAAGAGAAATCCAAGCTCTTGGAACGTAAGCTGCTGATAGGCACACCCCAAAGCATTAAAGAAAAGCTGGAACAGTTATCTCATTTATATGGAGTTGATGAATTCATTATCGTTACTATGATTCCAGACTATGAGAAACGGCTGCATTCGTTTGAGTTGCTTGCCCGTGCTTGCTTGAATTCTAACTAG
- a CDS encoding AraC family transcriptional regulator: MQSHPSDSIKIPPGFWSGLVQLGITAQDIASKTSLSLSLITESEVTTAQYFAIWQAYSDLVGDTAEGIIKLATVFETTQYPPTVLATYHAKDYRDALNRMVRYKRMCPPESLHITEEGELCTIELDWQHPEYSGPPLLLGLTLAFLLELGRRGTGIPVTAQFVEFSQPIGNLEVLEAYFGCRIQIGTETNRLTLRRSDLDLPFISYNEELLEILTPVLDRTLAEQQGSRSITERVKWIMKRSLSGGPPEIQTVAKELRMSARTLQRRLTEENTSFKHLLTQARHEQARAYLVDPSLDIKEVAFLIGYEDQNSFYRAFRLWEGDTPSNWRVKQEVWRKTLVTE; encoded by the coding sequence ATGCAGTCTCATCCCTCTGACTCCATTAAAATCCCTCCCGGATTTTGGTCTGGATTAGTTCAATTAGGGATAACCGCTCAAGATATAGCTAGTAAAACAAGTCTCTCCCTGAGCCTTATCACGGAGTCAGAAGTCACCACAGCCCAATATTTTGCCATCTGGCAGGCCTATTCCGACCTCGTTGGAGATACCGCTGAGGGAATCATCAAGCTGGCAACCGTCTTTGAAACCACACAATATCCGCCGACTGTCTTAGCCACTTATCATGCGAAAGATTATCGCGACGCTTTAAACCGAATGGTCCGTTACAAACGAATGTGCCCTCCAGAAAGCTTGCATATCACGGAGGAGGGAGAGCTGTGCACAATCGAATTGGATTGGCAACATCCCGAGTATTCCGGTCCACCGCTGCTACTTGGCCTTACACTGGCGTTTTTACTGGAACTGGGACGACGAGGTACAGGCATACCTGTGACAGCACAGTTTGTAGAATTTTCACAACCTATAGGGAATTTAGAGGTTCTTGAAGCTTATTTCGGCTGTCGAATCCAGATCGGCACTGAGACTAACCGCTTAACACTACGACGAAGTGATTTGGACCTGCCCTTTATCTCGTATAACGAAGAGTTGCTAGAGATTCTGACTCCTGTTCTGGATCGGACACTTGCTGAACAGCAGGGCAGTCGCTCAATTACTGAAAGGGTCAAATGGATTATGAAACGCAGCCTTAGCGGAGGGCCACCCGAAATTCAAACTGTTGCTAAAGAGCTAAGAATGAGTGCTCGTACCTTACAGCGGAGGCTTACTGAAGAAAATACGAGCTTCAAGCATTTGCTGACACAAGCTAGACATGAGCAGGCGCGAGCGTATTTAGTAGATCCTTCTCTCGATATTAAAGAGGTGGCTTTCTTGATCGGATATGAAGATCAGAACTCGTTCTACCGTGCCTTCCGACTTTGGGAAGGAGATACTCCTTCGAATTGGCGTGTTAAACAAGAAGTTTGGCGCAAGACACTAGTTACTGAATAA
- a CDS encoding SDR family oxidoreductase — protein sequence MDMGLNNKTALITGSTKGIGKAIAFELANEGVNVLINGRNYEKVEQTVNEIKAKFPETSPRNAAADIVDMEQREALFEKYPHIDILVNNMGIYELMSYDDVDDEIFEKYIRTNVLAANGLTKFYLPKMLENNFGRVIFIASEEAIMPSAQMPQYAMTKSMLLSLAKSLSKLTIGTEVTVNTIMPGPTLSENVQQIIDGMYPDEALTFSEKEKKFMTTNLPQSEIQRFIRPYEIGRLAAFVCSPYASAFKGSPIRMDGGMVPTIF from the coding sequence ATGGATATGGGATTAAACAATAAGACAGCTTTAATTACAGGATCTACAAAAGGTATTGGTAAAGCTATCGCCTTTGAACTTGCCAACGAAGGTGTTAATGTACTAATAAATGGACGGAACTATGAGAAGGTAGAACAAACTGTAAATGAAATTAAAGCAAAATTTCCAGAAACTTCACCACGGAATGCTGCAGCTGATATTGTAGATATGGAGCAAAGAGAAGCTTTATTTGAAAAATACCCCCATATCGATATTTTAGTTAATAATATGGGGATTTATGAACTGATGAGCTATGACGACGTTGACGATGAAATATTTGAAAAATACATCCGTACGAATGTTCTTGCTGCAAATGGTTTAACAAAATTTTATTTACCTAAAATGTTAGAAAACAATTTTGGTCGCGTGATCTTTATCGCTAGTGAAGAAGCAATAATGCCGTCAGCTCAAATGCCACAATATGCAATGACCAAATCAATGCTATTATCATTGGCAAAAAGCTTATCTAAATTAACAATTGGAACAGAAGTAACCGTCAATACTATCATGCCAGGACCAACACTCTCGGAAAATGTGCAGCAAATCATCGATGGAATGTACCCAGATGAAGCGTTGACTTTTTCAGAAAAAGAGAAAAAATTTATGACTACAAACCTACCGCAATCTGAAATACAGCGATTTATTAGACCTTATGAAATAGGCAGACTAGCAGCATTTGTGTGCAGTCCTTATGCCTCTGCATTTAAAGGTTCTCCGATCCGTATGGATGGGGGCATGGTACCAACCATTTTCTAA
- a CDS encoding ATP-binding protein, whose translation MINNGVLDLRGQDLEKANLIRLDGEWSFYPSQFVSSKTSTIPKLTHSLQVPGNWNHAMGTDQKSSYGFGSYRLRILVEPLQQPVSLWIKQIYSASSVEINGTPIHNNGTITLDANTYVPKTTSYTAAYFSKNTTEIEVIIHVVNFDHPFKGGISGPIFFGSQKVVDRTNFYTVGFQMLTAIILLLHGLYACILYLFNPKERALFLVGLMTLSVAVILLARNDNLVLALLPINYTWSLKIRLIAFLWQNLFILLVFRKFTSVAEVNKWLRAYTWCLFLYTLFIFIVPAYLVSTSIHWGIIQVFQYIPFIWLIYSLGRLLFKRQDDKDVVFLLISGAAIISNLLWNLWDSNGHYSIVYYPVDIIASIVGFSAYWFKKYFQNAKENMKLNEQLKKADKLKDQFLANTSHELRTPVHGIMNIAQNIITKEKDRLYESSRQDMELLITISRRMSHMLGDLLDVVRLQEHRVILQKEPVSVQSVVPGVINMLQYMIEGKPVQLSMNIPESMPPILADEKRLVQVLLNLVHNALKYTEQGLVSVSAEEKDGHVFIYVTDTGVGMTKDTMERVFLPYEQGPHGINDGRGIGLGLSISRQLVELHGGNLSIQSKPGKGSIFSFALPLADSYSHQTHREAAPNATYTPDEIYKQMAEWGISEQHNHHSEKIPPLFTDAKLNLLVVDDDPVNLNVLKGILENEPYLITTVNSAQEAMDWLDKKSWDLLISDVMMPQMSGYELTQKIRARYSLYELPVLLLTARSQPEDIYTGFYSGANDYVTKPVDAVELKYRIRALTAMKISFNERVRIEAAYLQAQIQPHFLFNTLNSISALSDLDTKKMQELITAFTSFLRISFDFLNIGELVNLSHELELVESYLYIEQTRFAERISVVWQVEPDINILLPPLSIQPLVENAIKHGLLKRQQGGTVYIRITRLNKAVKIEVEDNGLGMDPKALALLLEPTMKEKGGIGLANTHRRLMQLYGQGLLIQSKQGEGTLVSFVIPKDNE comes from the coding sequence ATGATTAACAACGGCGTACTGGATTTACGTGGTCAGGATCTGGAGAAGGCTAACTTAATCAGGCTAGATGGTGAATGGAGCTTCTATCCTTCGCAATTCGTGTCGTCCAAAACTTCGACTATACCAAAGCTAACCCATTCGCTTCAAGTTCCCGGAAATTGGAACCACGCCATGGGAACTGATCAGAAATCTTCCTATGGTTTTGGCAGTTACCGTCTGCGCATTTTGGTAGAACCGCTTCAGCAGCCTGTCTCATTGTGGATCAAACAAATTTATTCCGCCTCCAGCGTGGAAATTAATGGTACTCCTATTCATAATAACGGAACAATCACTCTCGATGCCAATACATATGTACCAAAAACCACCTCATATACAGCAGCTTATTTTTCAAAGAATACGACTGAAATTGAAGTCATTATTCACGTAGTAAACTTTGATCATCCCTTTAAAGGCGGTATTAGTGGACCTATTTTCTTTGGCTCTCAAAAAGTGGTTGACCGGACAAATTTTTATACCGTTGGATTTCAAATGCTTACCGCAATCATCCTGCTACTGCATGGACTCTATGCTTGTATTCTGTATTTATTTAATCCTAAAGAACGTGCCCTGTTTCTTGTAGGGTTAATGACATTATCTGTAGCCGTAATCCTGTTAGCCCGAAATGATAACTTAGTTCTTGCTTTACTGCCGATAAATTACACTTGGTCATTAAAAATCCGTTTAATCGCTTTCTTATGGCAAAACCTTTTTATTCTGCTTGTATTCAGGAAATTCACCTCCGTTGCCGAAGTCAACAAATGGTTACGCGCTTACACATGGTGTCTTTTCCTCTATACCTTATTCATATTCATCGTACCTGCTTATCTGGTCAGTACATCGATTCATTGGGGAATCATTCAAGTGTTTCAGTATATTCCCTTCATCTGGTTGATCTATAGCTTGGGCCGCTTATTGTTCAAAAGGCAAGATGATAAAGATGTTGTTTTTCTACTGATATCAGGAGCGGCCATCATCTCTAATTTGTTATGGAATTTGTGGGATAGTAACGGCCACTATTCAATTGTCTACTATCCTGTGGATATTATCGCCTCCATTGTGGGCTTCTCAGCTTATTGGTTTAAAAAGTATTTTCAGAATGCCAAAGAGAACATGAAGCTAAATGAGCAGCTGAAAAAAGCGGACAAACTCAAGGATCAGTTTCTCGCCAATACTTCTCACGAGCTGCGAACACCAGTTCATGGAATTATGAATATCGCGCAAAATATAATAACGAAGGAAAAGGATAGACTCTACGAGAGTAGTCGGCAGGATATGGAGTTACTGATTACTATCAGCCGCCGTATGTCCCATATGCTTGGGGATTTACTGGATGTGGTACGTCTTCAGGAGCATCGCGTTATTTTGCAAAAGGAGCCTGTTTCAGTTCAATCGGTAGTTCCCGGAGTCATTAACATGCTGCAATATATGATTGAAGGCAAACCGGTACAGTTATCCATGAATATACCAGAATCTATGCCACCTATTCTTGCGGATGAGAAACGACTAGTACAAGTATTATTAAATCTGGTGCACAACGCGCTAAAATACACCGAGCAAGGACTTGTTTCTGTTTCTGCTGAGGAAAAAGACGGTCATGTCTTTATCTATGTGACTGATACTGGGGTAGGCATGACCAAAGACACCATGGAACGGGTATTCCTACCTTATGAGCAAGGTCCTCACGGTATAAATGACGGACGCGGGATTGGGCTGGGTTTAAGCATCAGTCGGCAGTTGGTTGAACTGCATGGGGGTAATTTGAGCATACAATCTAAACCTGGTAAAGGATCGATCTTCAGCTTTGCTCTACCCCTTGCTGATTCATATAGCCACCAGACACATAGAGAGGCTGCACCTAATGCAACGTATACGCCAGATGAGATTTATAAGCAGATGGCTGAATGGGGGATTTCCGAACAACACAATCATCACTCTGAAAAAATCCCACCGCTCTTTACAGACGCGAAGTTAAATCTTTTGGTGGTAGATGATGATCCTGTTAATCTAAATGTGCTTAAGGGCATTCTCGAAAACGAGCCTTATCTGATTACCACAGTGAACTCAGCTCAAGAGGCAATGGATTGGTTAGATAAAAAAAGCTGGGACTTGCTTATTAGTGATGTAATGATGCCGCAGATGTCGGGATATGAATTAACGCAAAAGATTCGCGCACGTTATTCGTTATATGAGCTCCCAGTGCTATTACTGACTGCTCGCAGTCAACCTGAGGATATTTACACTGGATTCTACTCAGGCGCCAATGATTATGTTACCAAGCCTGTGGATGCAGTAGAACTCAAATATCGAATTCGGGCCTTAACTGCGATGAAGATATCCTTTAATGAACGGGTGCGTATTGAGGCAGCTTATCTACAGGCACAGATCCAACCCCATTTTTTGTTCAACACGTTGAACTCTATTTCGGCGCTCAGTGATCTGGATACTAAAAAGATGCAAGAGCTCATTACTGCATTTACATCCTTTTTGCGTATTAGCTTTGACTTTTTAAATATTGGAGAACTAGTGAACCTCTCCCATGAGCTAGAGCTGGTAGAATCTTATTTGTATATTGAACAGACACGATTTGCAGAACGAATATCCGTTGTTTGGCAGGTAGAACCAGACATTAATATCCTGTTACCCCCTCTATCCATTCAACCCTTGGTAGAAAATGCTATCAAGCATGGTCTGCTCAAGCGTCAACAAGGTGGTACCGTTTATATCCGTATCACTCGTCTGAACAAGGCTGTAAAGATCGAAGTGGAGGATAATGGATTAGGTATGGACCCAAAAGCACTTGCTTTGTTGCTGGAACCGACCATGAAAGAAAAAGGCGGCATTGGACTAGCTAATACTCATCGAAGACTGATGCAATTGTATGGTCAAGGTCTTTTGATTCAAAGTAAACAAGGAGAAGGCACTTTGGTATCCTTTGTTATACCGAAGGACAACGAATAA
- a CDS encoding GNAT family N-acetyltransferase translates to MTEQRNAPKVIIELWDEGDLDLLRQLNSPEMTVHFGGPETEEKILSRHKRYYEIAQKGTGRMFKILLLPNLEVVGSVGYWDQTWHGESIYEVGWSVLPAFQSKGIATEATAKAIDSIHSEMKHRFIHAFPKINNPASNAICRKLGFSFIGECDFEYPVGNTIRCNDWRLTVGENE, encoded by the coding sequence ATGACGGAACAAAGGAATGCACCAAAGGTAATCATTGAACTTTGGGATGAAGGAGATCTAGATTTGCTTCGCCAATTAAATTCGCCAGAGATGACCGTGCACTTTGGAGGTCCAGAAACTGAGGAGAAAATCCTATCTCGCCATAAGCGCTACTATGAAATCGCTCAAAAAGGAACAGGACGAATGTTTAAGATTCTCCTGCTTCCGAATCTTGAAGTCGTTGGCAGTGTGGGCTATTGGGATCAGACTTGGCACGGAGAATCTATTTATGAGGTAGGCTGGAGTGTTTTACCAGCATTCCAAAGCAAAGGGATAGCGACAGAAGCAACAGCGAAAGCCATAGATTCCATCCATTCTGAAATGAAACATAGATTCATTCATGCTTTTCCTAAAATCAACAATCCTGCTTCTAATGCCATTTGTCGTAAGCTCGGCTTCTCGTTTATCGGTGAATGTGATTTTGAATACCCCGTTGGCAATACCATACGATGTAATGACTGGAGGTTAACGGTCGGGGAGAATGAATAA
- a CDS encoding GNAT family N-acetyltransferase, with amino-acid sequence MFQKINASDRILSQDMFIADEVQYNLVHRICETKNSTCIKDSDESMIYAQSVGHNAWLWISKETAVDKKNSLFHKLIEYLEGTTLPGVTGEPKVTERFAQLYSKANKLQYEPNMTMESYFCIEPKKPMNVRGTMHQATRKDLEIVAAFLAGFSEGAYGITVDAESKISEANAIIDTGDLYLWFVDQNPVSMANIAHRSSRYSRINAVYTPSSCRKKGYASALVAELCSLLLSEGLIPMLYADFKNPNSNKVYRTIGFVESGKLVDIKFNSISHIS; translated from the coding sequence ATGTTCCAAAAAATCAATGCATCCGATCGAATTCTGAGCCAGGATATGTTTATTGCTGATGAGGTTCAATACAACCTGGTTCATCGCATTTGCGAGACAAAAAATTCTACCTGCATAAAAGATTCTGATGAGTCAATGATTTATGCCCAGTCCGTTGGACACAATGCGTGGCTTTGGATTTCTAAAGAGACTGCTGTGGATAAGAAAAACTCCCTCTTCCACAAGCTTATAGAATACCTTGAAGGGACTACATTGCCAGGAGTAACTGGGGAACCAAAGGTAACAGAACGTTTTGCGCAGCTGTATTCTAAGGCAAATAAACTGCAATATGAGCCCAACATGACTATGGAATCTTATTTTTGTATAGAACCAAAGAAACCAATGAATGTAAGGGGAACAATGCATCAAGCCACTAGAAAAGATTTGGAGATCGTGGCAGCATTTTTGGCTGGATTCTCAGAAGGGGCTTACGGGATCACGGTGGATGCGGAAAGTAAAATTTCGGAAGCTAACGCAATCATTGATACGGGTGATTTGTATCTCTGGTTTGTTGATCAAAACCCTGTATCCATGGCAAACATCGCACATCGTTCCTCAAGATACTCCAGAATCAATGCGGTATACACGCCATCTTCTTGCCGAAAGAAAGGGTATGCGAGTGCACTGGTAGCAGAGTTATGTTCGCTTCTTTTATCAGAGGGCTTAATACCTATGCTATATGCTGATTTTAAGAATCCCAATTCAAATAAGGTCTACCGAACGATTGGTTTTGTGGAAAGCGGGAAGCTTGTTGACATCAAATTCAATAGTATTTCACATATTTCATAA
- a CDS encoding MerR family DNA-binding transcriptional regulator — protein sequence MKDIYTPTMIAKKLNVSTTTLRRYEDQGLVPDVSRTASNRRCYTAIHDQAFSTIRALLQGYEIPVVYDVMRKIKARQIEYALWTINQEQHNTQAEKLRLEEVLRMVRNADLSKYKGLEVTNAMTIGEVAQMAGVKPSAIRHWEQEGLITSNRNKDNGYRVYTLTELRKIILISSLRKTVYFIENMKQLLNEIEAQNYKKVEMSFELALQKLNSQLMKQFLGIAELMKYVKYY from the coding sequence ATGAAAGATATTTATACACCAACAATGATAGCTAAGAAATTAAATGTAAGTACTACAACGTTAAGAAGATACGAAGATCAAGGCTTAGTTCCCGACGTATCCAGAACCGCTAGCAATCGCAGATGCTACACTGCCATCCATGACCAAGCTTTTAGTACAATTCGGGCACTTTTGCAAGGATATGAGATTCCAGTTGTGTACGATGTGATGAGAAAGATTAAAGCTCGGCAAATTGAATATGCACTTTGGACAATCAATCAGGAGCAGCATAATACGCAAGCGGAAAAACTTAGGTTAGAGGAAGTATTACGCATGGTCCGGAATGCAGATTTATCAAAATACAAAGGTTTAGAGGTAACAAATGCAATGACTATTGGTGAAGTTGCACAAATGGCAGGCGTTAAGCCTTCAGCCATTCGCCATTGGGAACAAGAAGGACTAATTACTTCGAACAGAAACAAAGATAACGGCTATAGAGTCTATACTTTAACGGAATTAAGAAAGATTATATTGATCAGCAGTTTAAGGAAGACCGTGTATTTTATCGAGAATATGAAACAGCTGCTGAATGAAATAGAGGCACAAAACTACAAAAAAGTTGAAATGTCCTTCGAGCTTGCCTTGCAAAAATTGAATAGTCAATTAATGAAGCAGTTTTTGGGGATTGCTGAGCTTATGAAATATGTGAAATACTATTGA
- a CDS encoding alpha/beta hydrolase, whose product MKKIIQLTNHSAIEVGLTGVSGRPTIMLPIAKKSVYNQEAENLRLWGVDPELGKHFVEGLADTFQVLYFDYEGHLFQHPVENLTVDHIVKDFLLIADEMNITSFSYYGYSWLALIGLQLAIRTNRLESLIMGGFPPYDGPYQEMMIVTHKTHTQALNNQSEAAKSPVETENPDEIDWDNIKVSIDTRVTAQFVALYESLTTFDDRSIHHLLSLPKLAFAGENDTIVYGEDFGNVTVDIAGILKKNRTKLTDLGWDVEILTGTQMDHTKAMQPAVVLPLIKSWFIQQL is encoded by the coding sequence TTGAAAAAAATCATACAATTAACTAACCACTCAGCCATAGAAGTAGGATTAACCGGAGTCTCAGGTCGTCCAACGATCATGTTGCCCATTGCTAAAAAATCTGTGTACAATCAGGAGGCGGAGAATCTAAGGCTATGGGGAGTAGACCCTGAATTAGGTAAGCATTTTGTGGAAGGTCTCGCGGATACGTTTCAAGTGCTTTACTTTGATTATGAAGGTCATCTTTTTCAACATCCAGTTGAGAACCTAACTGTAGATCATATTGTGAAGGATTTCCTCCTCATTGCTGATGAGATGAATATTACTAGCTTTAGTTACTACGGTTATTCCTGGCTAGCGTTAATTGGACTACAATTGGCTATAAGAACAAATCGTCTAGAAAGCTTGATAATGGGAGGTTTTCCGCCTTATGATGGGCCCTATCAAGAGATGATGATTGTCACCCACAAAACACATACCCAAGCCTTGAATAATCAAAGTGAGGCAGCTAAAAGTCCTGTTGAAACAGAGAATCCAGATGAGATAGACTGGGACAACATAAAGGTATCAATAGATACCCGTGTAACAGCTCAATTTGTTGCCTTATACGAGAGCCTCACTACTTTTGATGATCGCAGTATTCACCATTTGCTTAGTCTCCCAAAACTAGCTTTTGCAGGAGAAAATGATACCATCGTATATGGTGAGGATTTTGGGAATGTTACCGTTGATATTGCTGGGATATTAAAAAAGAATAGAACAAAGTTGACTGATTTAGGCTGGGATGTTGAAATCCTGACGGGAACCCAAATGGATCATACAAAAGCTATGCAACCAGCCGTTGTTTTACCATTGATTAAGTCCTGGTTTATACAACAATTATGA
- a CDS encoding sigma-70 family RNA polymerase sigma factor gives MDDSEIIQLYFARNETAIEETSKKYRNYCTKIAHNILSNFEDSEECVNDTFLGAWETIPPKTPAKLSSFLGRITRNIALNKHDYYMAKKRNKKFDTILDELNDCLSSPDNVESQYEEEQIAESISNFLLKINEDHRNIFLRRYWYSDSLADIATRFSISESKTKSVLFRTRKKLQLYLMKEGYIL, from the coding sequence GTGGACGATAGTGAAATCATACAGCTGTACTTTGCCCGCAATGAAACAGCAATAGAAGAAACATCCAAAAAATATAGAAATTATTGTACCAAGATTGCTCATAACATTCTGTCTAATTTTGAAGATTCGGAAGAATGCGTGAACGATACCTTTCTAGGAGCGTGGGAAACGATACCGCCGAAGACTCCTGCTAAGCTCTCATCTTTTCTGGGGAGGATCACACGAAATATCGCGTTAAATAAACACGATTATTACATGGCCAAAAAACGGAATAAAAAATTCGATACGATTCTTGATGAATTAAATGATTGTTTATCCTCGCCAGACAATGTCGAAAGTCAATATGAGGAAGAACAAATCGCTGAATCCATAAGCAATTTTCTGCTTAAGATTAACGAAGATCATCGGAACATTTTTCTGAGACGTTACTGGTATTCCGATTCTTTGGCTGATATCGCAACACGATTCTCAATAAGTGAAAGTAAAACGAAATCGGTTCTTTTTAGAACAAGAAAAAAACTCCAATTATACCTTATGAAAGAGGGCTATATCCTATGA